The Schistocerca nitens isolate TAMUIC-IGC-003100 chromosome 2, iqSchNite1.1, whole genome shotgun sequence nucleotide sequence gtaccaacatttttaagaacttccgcttactttgcactcgattctaagccgcaggcggttttttggattacaaaaaccggaaaaaaggtgcggcttagatttgagtaaatacggtatgcccTAATGCTAAATGAAAAAGTGCTAACTTTTTGTGAGGGGTAGAAACCcaagcagctgtgtgtgtgtgtgtgtgtgtgtgtgtgtgtgtgtgtgtgtgtgtgtgtgcgtgcgtgcgtgcgtgcgcgcgcgagcgcgcgcacGCGTGCGAGGAGGCAGGGATACAGTTTTCTGATGAAACTTCTAGCAGTATTATCAAGAGTTAAGGAAGGAAAACAGCAAATAATAAAGATACATTACTCCCATTTTCAAATGGATGAGACCATGAGTATAAGTTACATGATACTAAAGACAAAAATAAGGGCATTTTATTGCGCATATCACACAAATAGCAAATATGTAAGCATGAATCTTGCAAAACTGAGCTCAATACCCATCCTCAAATGTGCTAATAAAAAAATCAATGTTATATTTGAGTATACAGTCTTCTTGGAGATAAAATCATACTTCAAAAATAAGGCTACATCAACAATATTTTGTTAACAGCCAATGTGACTGACTCGTGAATCAATCTTGCTGCTGAACTCACCTTTGTTGTGCCTCTGGGTGCAGTTCACACAGCCCACTTTGTTGTTACCAGTCATCAGCTCAATTGCAGTAAATTGGTTCAAGCAGGAGAGCACTGAACACTCTCCCTCTGCACACTGATACCGTGGTGCAAGAGTTCGATTTTTGGTATCATATTCATCTGTTCCCTCAGGTGATGGAGGTGATAGGATGGGAGATGGTGTACAGCTTGTTACACCATTCAGAACAGCACCCGTCTCGTCACCAGCTGCACCACCAGGGCTCAAAGACAGAGTGCCAATTCCACTGCAGATGTCCACAACGGGTGTCTCTTCGCCGACTGACTGGTTGGGTGTGGGCACCATGTCATCTGCCTCACGGAATCCAAAGCGAGAGAACGGCCTATCCTCCAGATCAGCAAAGTCAGCCGAACCCATATCCGGCACGGGGCTGCCACATGCGACTTCCACACTGACATCAGAGGAGGCAGGACTGGGTGCTCCTGTTGGTGAAGATGCAGGTGGTGGAGGCAGAGGGATTATCTGTGGCAGTGAGAGTGTCAGCTCAGACCGCCCCGGGAGTGACAGTGTCGGTGAAGGTgagtgtggtggtggtggaggaagtGGTATGATGGACAACGGGTCTGCTTCTCTTGCACCTACGAACAGAAAATGTATTAACCAGAAAATATTTActtgttttaaaacatttacgCCTTTTAAAACTTAGGTCTTTATAACTTCAACTTAACTTTGGTGCAAATTTTGCAAAAGCAACAATCACACTTCTCATTACCAACTGCTTAAGCTTTTTTCTGACATTACTACTAGTTTATTGTGCATGTTACTGCCTGGAGACTGGTTTTCTGCAACTCTTCACATGACTTATGTTTATGTATCTTCATATcggcataatatatacaaatacatccACTGGAATGTACTCACTGTGCCCAAGCCTTGCTCTCTATTACCAAATCAAATATTCCTTGATGCTCCGGGATATACCCTGTTAACCTAGCCCTTCATTTATTAAGTTGTGTCACAAAGCTATTTTCTACCCATTTCTATTCATTAGCTTTTAATTAGTCATTCAATAAACCTATCTTTGGCATTCTTACGTAACAGCATATTTCAAATGCTCGTATTTTCCTATTGCTTTTACTGTTTATCATTCACTTTTCACAGCATAAGTTGCTCTCTAGACAATTACTTTTAAAGACTACTCCCAAATGTTTAAATTAATACTGAATAGGAACTTATCTCTTTTTCAGAAACCATTTTCTTGGTATTGCTAGGCTACATTTTATAATGTTTCTACTTAGGCCACTGtctgttattttactgctcaaagaACAAAACGAAGTGTCTTATTTCCTTATCTCATTCTCTCAGTATCGCCAGATTTAattgaactacattccattactcttgttttacttttatttatgttcacctTAGAACCTATTCTCAAGACACTACACATTCAATTCAACTGATTATCTAtgacctttgctatctctgacagaatttcattgGTAAATGTAAAAGTATTTATTGCTTTATTTTAAACTTTAATCCCTTTCTCAAATTTCTTTATGGTTTCTTTGCTGCCTGCTCTAGGTACAGATGGAGGATAGGCTACAAAGCTATCCCATTCCTTTCTCAACCAATCCTACAAAAATACTGTTAAAATATTCCTGCACAATCTCCAAAATTTCATGAGTCTgggctcaccctgtataatagcaaATACAACCTACAGGATCAACAACAAAAAGCCATCAAAACAGCACATAAACCTGCTTATATGAAAACAAAAATTGCTCACAGTGATTGCATTCAGAATACTCACAAGCAGTTGGAGACCCAGGGCTGGCTAATGCTGAATCACCATTGTTGAGCAATGGCCCCACCACGATGTGCTCATCGTCATTGTAATCAGCATACTCATCACAGAGCAGTGGAGCGCCCAAAATGGGGCTTGAACCTCCTGAGTCCTCCCGACCCACATCTGCCTTCTCTGAGCTGTAGCCAGACTCTCCATTCTGCCCTGGTGCCAGTGTTGCTTCTTGCTCCAAGTTATCTTCTACATCAGCATCACTGTGCTCTGCATATCAAACAGACCAACATTTATTTACACCTTATTTCTAATGGCCTTACTGCAACCAAGTTTGTACTAATACTCAACTAAACAAATTATCAAACAACAAATCATTTTCTGCAATTATTTTGTCACTGATAAAGAGTATTATATACAAATAAGTTGTCTGAATTACCAAATTCCCCATACTCACATCCAGTATCAACATCAACACCACACAACTTAAGTTCTCTGAAGTTAGCTTTTTCAGTAGGGAAAATATGTATGTATTTGATTTGTGTGTCCACAAATAGTTAATAACAATCTCAATTCCTTGTTAAGTATCCTCATCAGTGTTCCACAGATCGGAGATCAGGCAATGTCTGTGTAAAAAACTAAAACTCTGTAccagaagattttttttaaatgaatattaTATAAAACCTTTTAGAACTGCCACTAATATGATTCCAATCAAAAGTTTGTAACTAAAGTAAATATGAAGAAGTTCACTTCACATTGCTTATATTTTTGATCATGTCTGATGTACAACTTTTTATTTTGAAGCAATTTTAATACAGTTTTATTTGATATACTCACTGTTTACTTGGAAATTGATCTAATGATCAAATTTTGGGTAAATGTAAATAAAACACATATTGCACAGCAAATGGTGATGCAGTGTAGAGGAACAGAACAATATTGACTAAAACGATGCCCTCTGGCTTTTGCAATTTTATGAAGGTTGAGataggaaaaaaatatttgtatttattccaTAATGTAGTAccattcaaagtttttgtttccatACTGTAATACTAGTCAAAGCTTTTAGTCACTACAAATGTGGTGcacaaaagaaacattttcctGAAAGTGGTACTccaatctttttttttatattttttttaaatataaaatctcTACAGAAGCTATGGGAAAATGGCTAAAATCAACTTTATTGGTGAAGGCTGAGTCATCACAATCTGATTATTGTTCTACTGTATGTTCTAGCAATGACATGCAGTACTTCAGAGGAGTGTTGCCATAAACTACCATCAGTATTCTTCAAATTAGCTTCAGCCTGCTTCCAAAATGCAGAAATCTACCTCAATAAAAATATACTTCTGCAATTCAAAGAACTGTAAGAACTTATATATACTGACATGTTTCTGCAGGGCTATTTAGCTAAATAAGGAAAGGAGTTTCACTAGCTTAACACTAAAATACTGAATTATAAGGAGACAGAATGGCTGTCCAGTACTTACATTCATGAGGTGAAATTCCAAATACTGCCAACAGATGCACTTAAAAGTAGGAAAAAATATTCCTTGCTATTGGAACTTTTTAATTCCCTGCCTCTAGAAGTGGGGATGGTTGGGACAGCTGGATATAGCTGACAGGTCACTTTGACACCATACTGATGGGGATTCACCTGTTTTGTCTTTCTTCGTCCTCATAAAGATGCTGAAGAAGGTGTAAAGGACAGCAGGAAGTCAAAGACATTACAATGATAAGCACTGTGCTGGTATCATCATCAATCCAGAGATGATGGAAGGTATCGAGTTAAATGTAAAGACAGAAGAGGAAGAGAAATTATAGTGGCATGAATAATACAATTAGGGACTACGAGGAAATTGGAaaacccagtgtgtgtgtgtgtgtgtgtgtgtgtgtgtgtgtgagagagagagagagagagagagagagagagagagagagagagagagagagagggggggggggggaagtaatggaACCCAAAAGTTGGTTTTACAAAGCTCTCTCCCACACTATAACTGAGCTGGCAAAAGCTAAtgcctgacagttgcagtgggctgggcgtGGCATAGCTTAACCAATAACATAATGTGATTTTGTAAGcatctctatggcaatgcctcatgttgtcacagctctgtagataACAATTATTTTTACCTGCAGCCATTTTTGCTTCACacctgaaagctggcaacagcacaGCAAGCTGTCAAGGATCTTCTTCTCTGTCTCGACTGtagcctatcctgtgcaaacccTCCATCCTGCACACACTTCCTGGCATTAtgcaactgacaattccttgatgctttAGAATGTATTGCATCAACAAATTGCGTCTTTTAGTAAAGTCGTGTCATAATTCTTTTTCTCCCAATCTGATTAAGTAATTGAGTCAGTAATGCAATTCTTTCATTGGGTAAAAAgttggaggttgggggggggggggggggtgataaaagCCTATAGCATGACATACTGCACCATACCCTGTGAGAAATTGAGAAATATTTCCACATTTTCTAAACTACAAAATCAGTTGATAACAGTTCAAAATTATTCACATAATTAACACTATTAATTATTGACGTATTATCTTCATACACATTTAGGTCTGTTGTAATTTGTCTAGATCAACACTGACCAGAATGGAAAATCTATTATGTTAATGAAGCAGATTTTATACTAAATATTCAAAATTACTTCAACTGGTCAATTTTACAGCCTTAGTTACTCTCCCTTTATTGCACGGAACTATATTCTTCAGAGGTCCTTCTGGCATGCCCAGGTATCTCTGTAATTAACCAATCATTTAGCAAAGGTAAGCTCTGTAATGCAAAGGAAAGGAATTTAAGGTCTATGTCCCAGCAATAACATAGTCACTAGAGATGGAGTACATATGTGGACTGTACAACGATCAAACAGTTTTGGTTGAGGCTATTTCAAATGTGCTGTTTCAGTATTTTCTTGAagttatttaaagaaacaacagaaaaattgtttttgaatgGTCAGCCAAAGATTTGGGTGCCACTCTTCCCAAAGGCAGGTCTAGTGGACTGAACCACTGTGCACCTCTCTCACTACCTTAAAACAGCTTACCTGACTCTCCGGAATTCCTTTTGCTGTTTGTTTCCTCTGCTATTGTTGGTTCAGCTTTGTGCGGATCAGCATTAAatcctttctttatttttctggCTTTACGTTGCATTCTTCGTTCTTTTTTCAGCTGATGTTTTGAAGGGTGATCGTCTGTAGAATTACCACCGAAATCAAATGATTCCATGCTGTTCTTTTTCCTCACTGCTGGAGGCTGAGGCTACAAATGACAATCACAAATATTCTTAGCACTCATATATCACAGACTCAGCTAATGATCTATTCACTTAATGGGGACAGGCACCTTTCATTACAGTCAGATAACTTGACAATTTTTTTgacacagaattacagtatcactacactttttttcctttttttcaggaATCTACCAACTGTGCTAGTTAGGTATACATGTTAAGACTCCCCCCACTTGTTCCATGCACCTAGTGTACAAATGAGCTGAGAAATGAAACTAACCATCAAAAACTACTAGAAATATTTGAATGAAGTAAATAAATGTCATCAAAATTAAGTGATGGCACCCCAGAAGTTGATCATTTATCCAAAGAAACCAAATTTGTAACAAACATTGCACTCACTGATCAACATGACGACGACTTCCCAGAGTTAAAGCGAACAATGTCAGAAACTTCTGTTGCATCCCTATTATGAGGTTATCGGATGGGCAAAAAGAAACAGTTCATTGTTGTAATGTACTTACTGTAAAAATAGGCATACTTCTTTTAATTAAAACACCCTATACAGTTAACAAAACCAATTAGAGGAAGTAGTCATATTTGAAATTTATATAAAGAGCATTACATAGTATATACAtatagcaatttttttcttttaatcttaaTTTGCAACAAAGTTTGATAAATGTAACCCAACCCCACACAGGCTGCTTATTAATATGATCATCTACAGAGGAGGATTATCATTATCTGCCAAGACCTTTAATTCACAAGGGAGATGGTCAAATATTTTTATAACTGCACATTTTGTTCCTTTTTGTGCGAGAATAACATTACGTTGTGAATAGTGAAGGATATTTTTCTTAGTGGAGGATATTTTCCTTTCTAGTGTTATATTTatgaataatttattattttcaaatactgCCTGATTCTTCACAACAAACTTCTTGAGACAGTAAATGCATTGCGAGACTTGTTTGCATTACTAATTTTTTTAGCAGTTGCTTACATGAAGACTGAGGATGTATACCATTAGCATCCTTAAAAATGTTTCTGTGCAATGAATGCTTATTCTATTGTGGAACTGCCCCAGATAATTATCCTCTATGACATCAAtgaatggaagtatgcaaagtaagcTAACTTTCTAATACCTTGATCATCAAAATCAGAAATTACATGTAGAGCAAATGTTGTAGAGCTTGAGCATTTGAGAATATATGTAATATATGATTTCCAATTCAAGTTCTGATATGCACAACCAGGAACTTCGAACAGCCACTTTTACGCACTGAATTTCCCCTATGTTATATTGTTATTGATGGTGACATCTTTCCTTATACAGAACTGAATGAACTGTTTTTCCTAAGTTCCGTGATGACTGTTCACTGACATGTTCAATAACatctttgaatattttatttattgctcATTCTGTTGTTGAAGCTCTGTTGGGCTAGAGTTTGATGGTTGCATAATCAGTAAAGAGTACAGTTTCTGCTTTATCAGTGTGAGATGGAAGGTTATTTATAGACAGCAACTAGAACTGAAACTTGTGGAATGCCAATGATAAgatttgagaaggacaaaacaaTAGGCAGTCTATGAGATATTCTGAGTGGCTAACTTGGACAGAACTGCTTATGAGGTCTAAGCCTCTATTTGGGGAATGCCTAATACTGTCGCAGGAGTATGACTCAGAGACTATGCTACTAACAATATAAATGTCATTCTCGAAAACAGAAACCAGTTTATCATGCAAAAAAGAGAGTGATTTGTTCACCTGAGAGTGAATCTACGTGATGACAGACTGAACCATGTTAATGCTCTCAATTatgcataaaattaacattatccCATCTGCTTCTACAATGACTGAGAACAACAATTTTTGTCATGACCGGTCATACAGAAATTAATGAGCTAAGTATGCTAACAAATGACAGTGTGAATCTACTAAACTACAGTTAAGGAAGTAATACGCAGTGAAAGTATTAAGGAATTTTCAGAAAAAGCGTTTTGTTTTGTTAGACAAGTTCTACTCCAAAATAGGGCAATTGTCTTGACAGCTACATCAAATATGTGTACATCCCACACATTTGAAAGGTTAATTTTGGAACTGGATAGAACAACTGACACTGTAAAAAAATGAATACGCTAGCAATGAGTGAACTGCCTATGAATCCCATACATTAGTCTAACTTGTTTACCATGAACAACAGTAGTATTGAATAAGTTCCTGATTTCACAGTAACGGAAGATGGTCCAGTGATGCAAGTTTGGCTGACAACACCTGTGAAAGTCACAGTGTAGAACAAGGAGTTTGTTACTAGAGACTGCTGGGAGAAGAGAGAAACTGATTATGTTAGTCCCAGAAAGAGATACTGCTGGAAAAAAGAGAAACTAATAAGGTTTGTTGTATAAAAGTTAATGAGACTGGGAGTTATGGTAGGCAAGGTAATCCCATGTTACGTTCACTGTTAGAAATCCAGTTTAAATTTGCAAGCAGAGGTGTAGGTGATACCATTTGTGAATGCTAATTCATAACTGCACTCTCCTCACACCCAAAGTGCTATTTAACTTTTGTCCTACAAGCAAAAGACTGTTTCACAAATAATCAGGACAGTTCCAATTATGAATACCAACATATGTCCAGGAATCTTTCTTCAATACACTGTTAAGTAGTACAATTCAATGTGTGGTCACACAAATAGCCACAGACTCACCTTATCGCTATTAATGGGCAGACTGAGATCGAGAAAGCTCTCAATTCGTTGAGAGTGGTGGAGACAGTCCTGGCACTCCAGTGTGCTCACCAGATGCCCCTTGAACACCTGTTCTGGATGCAGCACTAGCTCCTGTGCCTGCATGCCATACACTTTTGCTTTCTTCTTCACCTCCTCATCCACTGATGCTGGATCTGTTTTTGGTGACAGTCCTAATTTTGCCATGATAGTCTTCTGATAGCGCTGTGGAAAAAGTACTGATATATCAAACTTTCAAAGCTGATTTGTTTTAAACTAAATTAGAAAAATAGCTCAGCCCTTACATTGATGTGACAGACGTCATGGGATATTTTCTAATATCATGTAGCATCTCCTTTCTACCAGCGCAGCACAACAACTCAATGTGGCACGGACTCACCAAgtcattggaaatcccctgcagaaatattgagacatgctgtctctatagctgtccttaattgtgaaattgttgccagtgcaagacgtcgtgcacgaactgacatctcaattataagtcatctagggtccaactgatacagtcGCGAGCCCaatagaggcactgcaggcaatgtcttgctgttagcaaaggcactcatgtcggttgtctgctgctatagcccattaatgcccAGTTTCTCCCCACGCTTTCCTAAAAACAGATACAtttgtcgtatgtcccacactgatttcagcagttatttcatgtagtgttgcttgtctgttagcagtggtgAATCTGCACAACCACCTCTGTACTTCATTGTTAAGTGAAGACCATTGGTCTCTGGgttatctgtggtgagaggtaatgcctgaaatttggtactctccgcacactcttgacactgtggacctcagaatatttaattccctCACAATCtcagaaatagaatgtcccatgcatctagctccaactaccactctgcgttcaaagtctgttaattaccgttgttgttgttgtggtggtcttcagtcctgagactggtttgatgcagctctccatgctactctatcctgtgcaagctgcttcatctcccagtacctaccgcaacctacatccttctgaatctgcttggtgtattcatctcttggtctccctctatgatttttaccctccacgctgccctccaatactaaattggtgatcccttgatgcctcagaacatgtcctaccaaccgatcccttcttctagtcaagttgtgccacacacttctcttctccccaatcctattcaacaccacctcattagttatgtgatctacccatctaatcttcagcattcttctgtagcaccagatttcgaaagcttctattctcttcttgtctaaacgatttatcgtccatgtttcacttccatacatggctacactccatacaaatactttcagaaacgacttcctgacacttaaatctatactctatgttaacaaatttctcttcttcagaaacgctttccttctcattgccagtctacattttatatcctctctacttcgaccatcgtcagttattttgctccccaaatagcaaaactcctttactactttcagtgtctcatttcctaatctaataccctcagcataacccgatttgattcgactacattccattatcctcgttttgtttttgttgatgttcatcttatatcctcctttcaagacactatccattccattcaactgttcttccaaatcctttgctgtctctgacagaattacaatgtcatcggcgaacctcaaggtttttatttcttctccatggattttaatacctactccgaatttttcttttgtttccttcactgcttgctcaatatatagattgaataacattggggagaggctacaaccctgtctcactcccttcccaaccactgcttccctttcacgcccctcaactcttataactgccatttagtttctatacaaattgttaatagcctttcgctccgtatattttacccctgccaccttcagaattaatacaatattccagtcaaaattgtcaaaagctttctctaagtctacaaatgctagaaacgtaggtttgtgtttccttaatctagcttctacgataagtcgtagggtctgtattgcctcacgtgttccaatatttctacggaatccaaactgatcttcccctaggtcggcttctactagtttttccatatgtctgtaaagaattcgtgttagtattttgcagccgtgacttattaaactgatagttcggtaattttcacatctgtcaacacctgctttctttgggattggaattattatattcttcttgaagtctgagggtatttcgcctgtctcatacatcttgctcaccagatggtagatttttgtcacgactggctctcccaaggcagtcagtagttctaatggaatgttttctactccaagggccttgtttcgactcaggtccttcagtgctctgtcaaactcttcacgcagtatcatatctcccatttcatcttcatctacatcctcttccatttccataatattgtactcaagtacatcgcccttgtatagaccctctatatactccttccacctttctgctttcccttctttgcttagaactgggtttccatctgagctcttaatattcatacaagtggttctcttttctccaaaggtctctttaattttcctgtaggcagtatctatcttacccctagtgagataagcctctacatccttacatttatcctctagccatccctgcttagacattttgcacatcctgtcgatctcatttttgagacgtttgttttcctttttgcctgcttcatttactgcatttttatattttctcctttcatcaattaaattcaatatttcttctgttacccaaggatttctactagctctcgtctttttacctact carries:
- the LOC126235873 gene encoding ubiquitin carboxyl-terminal hydrolase 45 isoform X3 is translated as MGKKKKSRQQEPSLQNGADSTDSNDENQASATGGKCCPHVTKAVDFTRVKKALKPGGIASECAECLKSGAGATVSTDGTQDSGSVGGLWLCLRCGHQGCGRMRAQHALKHQRTPHSDSHALAVNTEQWKIWCYECDKEIDPVCRKKVHECVEFLKRLECPKPAKEPHLNGDVNMVNEPDTNQPLSDVTNTIAVVASSVEQIRKAVLNDLPRVRGLKNLGNTCFFNAVLQCLAQTPFLLPVLEEMKEAGAKFQLPGGAHPLLENEEKLPPLEGDLCKWRELTELLVDILHQLRSGRVEILDPRQLLDKLSQRCPQFAGGDQHDAHELLRHLLEEVRTEDLKRYQKTIMAKLGLSPKTDPASVDEEVKKKAKVYGMQAQELVLHPEQVFKGHLVSTLECQDCLHHSQRIESFLDLSLPINSDKPQPPAVRKKNSMESFDFGGNSTDDHPSKHQLKKERRMQRKARKIKKGFNADPHKAEPTIAEETNSKRNSGESEHSDADVEDNLEQEATLAPGQNGESGYSSEKADVGREDSGGSSPILGAPLLCDEYADYNDDEHIVVGPLLNNGDSALASPGSPTACAREADPLSIIPLPPPPPHSPSPTLSLPGRSELTLSLPQIIPLPPPPASSPTGAPSPASSDVSVEVACGSPVPDMGSADFADLEDRPFSRFGFREADDMVPTPNQSVGEETPVVDICSGIGTLSLSPGGAAGDETGAVLNGVTSCTPSPILSPPSPEGTDEYDTKNRTLAPRYQCAEGECSVLSCLNQFTAIELMTGNNKVGCVNCTQRHNKGKEGKMVCTNSTKQLLISSPPAVLILHLKRFQVHVNTLRKITRHVTFPLVLDLAPICSTKSKESPTVRPDQNQIMYSLYGVVEHSGTLHGGHYVAFVKIVWFMQGRVAQ